In the Deltaproteobacteria bacterium genome, TGGCTCAACATCGACCTCGACCCGAGAGCCGACTTGCGGCTCGACATCCGGCGGCCGCTGCCCTTCCGCGAGGGGTCGTGCGCCGAGATCTACTCCGAGCACGTCCTCGAGCACCTGGCCTACCCGGGCGAGGTCGAGCAGGTCCTCCGCGACTGGTGGCGGGTCCTCGCACCCGGCGGGACGCTCTCGGTCGGCGTTCCCGACACCGTGTACCCGCTCGAGTCCTACGTGAACGAGGTCGACGACTACTTCGCGTGGTGCCGCACGCAGCCGTGGAACCAGCCGTGGATCGAAACACGGCTCGACCAGATCAACTTCCACTTCCGCCAGCAGGCCCTCGGCTTCGGCCAGGATCACCTCTACGCCTACGATGTGGAGACGCTGGCGGCGCGGTTGACGTCCGCCGGCTTCGTCGATATTGCACAGCGCCCGTA is a window encoding:
- a CDS encoding methyltransferase domain-containing protein, translated to MTDDAELLRLSLARRDYLRHPLLLAEILGLHALMRLTSGPARRAVGRAIGELKVAVCDRRARARLAVAAGRAPHRLNIGCGENLRPGWLNIDLDPRADLRLDIRRPLPFREGSCAEIYSEHVLEHLAYPGEVEQVLRDWWRVLAPGGTLSVGVPDTVYPLESYVNEVDDYFAWCRTQPWNQPWIETRLDQINFHFRQQALGFGQDHLYAYDVETLAARLTSAGFVDIAQRPYDPARDSRAYTLYLDARKPGRPGGARQTE